One window of the Oncorhynchus tshawytscha isolate Ot180627B unplaced genomic scaffold, Otsh_v2.0 Un_contig_1829_pilon_pilon, whole genome shotgun sequence genome contains the following:
- the exosc9 gene encoding exosome complex component RRP45, with the protein MRDTPLSNCERDFLLKAIQEKKRLDGRQTYDYRSIKISFGTDYGCCFVDLGKTRIMAQVSCELITPKENRPNEGLIFFNIELSPMASPAFEMGRQSELLVKLNRQLERCLRNSKCIDTESLCVVSGEKVWQIRVDVHLLNHDGNLMDAASIAAIAALCHFRRPDVGIQGEEVTVYSTEERDPIPLSIYHMPICVSFSFFQQGTYLLVDPCEREERVMDGLLMIAMNKHREICSIQSSGGIMLLKDQVLRCSKIASVKVSEITELINKALENDKKARKTGGKFGFAESLPQERITALKTDVSHVEMSDVKEKANEIVQRAEVPPQTVPSPVLTAPGTGQVGEGLENSWGLKEEEEEEEEDETVELKMELEEGHEEKGRGDVVVISDSDSEEEDVVILNQVTTKEKASSSNQQGAVASKQQQKKKGQ; encoded by the exons ATGAGAGATACGCCGTTATCAAACTGCGAGCGGGACTTTTTACTCAAAGCTATTCAAGAAAAAAAG CGCTTGGATGGGAGACAGACCTATGACTACAGGAGCATCAAGATCTCGTTCGGGACAGATTATGGATGCTGCTTTGTTGACCTGGGGAAGACGAG GATCATGGCCCAGGTGTCCTGTGAGCTCATTACCCCGAAAGAGAACCGACCGAATGAAGGACTCATTTTCTTCAACATTGAGCTGTCTCCCATGGCTTCTCCAGCATTTGAGATGGGCAG gcagtCAGAGCTGTTGGTGAAGCTGAACAGACAGCTGGAGAGATGCCTCAGGAACTCCAAGTGTATAGACACAGAGTCTCTGTGTGTAGTGTCTGGAGAGaag GTGTGGCAGATTAGGGTGGACGTCCACTTGCTGAACCACGATGGTAACCTAATGGacgctgccagcattgctgccaTCGCGGCCCTCTGTCACTTCAGACGGCCCGATGTGGGCATCCAGGGAGAGGAAGTCACTGTG tacagtacagaggagagagaccccATTCCCCTCAGCATCTACCACATGCCCATCTGTGTCAGTTTCTCCTTCTTCCAACAAGG GACCTACCTGTTGGTTGACCCGTGTGAGCGTGAGGAGCGTGTGATGGACGGCCTGCTGATGATAGCCATGAACAAACACAGAGAGATCTGCTCCATCCAGTCTAGTGGAGGCATCATGCTGCTCAAAGACCAG GTCCTCAGGTGCAGTAAGATTGCTAGTGTCAAAGTGTCAGAGATCACAGAGCTAATCAACAAAGCCTTGGAGAACGACAAGAAAGCCAG AAAAACTGGGGGTAAGTTTGGCTTCGCAGAGTCGTTGCCCCAGGAGCGAATCACAGCGCTGAAAACAGACGTGTCACATGTGGAAATGAGTGACGTCAAGGAGAAGGCCAATGAGATCGTCCAGAGAGCTGAGGTCCCACCCCAAAC CGTTCCCTCTCCAGTGTTAACTGCCCCAGGTACAGGCCAGGTGGGGGAGGGGCTAGAGAACTCCTGGGGtctgaaggaagaggaggaggaggaggaggaagatgagacgGTGGAGTTGAAGATGGAGTTGGAAGAGGGAcatgaggagaaggggagag GTGACGTGGTGGTCATCTCAGACAGTGACAGCGAGGAGGAGGATGTTGTCATCTTGAACCAGGTAACAACAAA GGAGAAGGCCTCCAGCTCTAACCAACAGGGGGCAGTAGCCtccaagcagcagcagaagaAGAAGGGGCAGTAG